Genomic segment of Umezawaea sp. Da 62-37:
TACCAGGTCTGAGCCGAACCGCCGGTCGCGTCCGATCGGGCGCGACCGGCGCGTCGGCTGCGCCCGAAGCTGTCGGCGGCGGCGGTGAATCGGAATTGATCACGCATTCGTGCTCGTCATTCGCCGATCCACAATGGACCTGATGGTGACGGGTCCGGTTGTTCGAGGGCGAATTGTGGAACCGTCGATAATCCGCCATGCCAATAGTGGTGCGCGATGTTGCTGTCAATCGCCCGAAGGTGGCGGTCGGCAATGGAAACCGAACGTGAAACCGGACAGACGAACGGCAATATTCGACTGTTTACCCTGGTAGCAGTCTTTTGAGCTGTCGGACAAATGGCGGCGAAGTTATCCGCTTCAGCTCGTAGGCCGGATGGCTGACATATCATTTTGGTTATGGGCATCGGGCAGATAAATGCCATCCGTTCCCCTTGAGGCGTTCTCATTCCTGCCCTACCGTGATGGAATACGGTCGTTACGCCGTTCGACGCAGCCCGGTCCACCGCTGGCGGAGGGAAATGCCGCATGAGCGCAGCTTTGCCCATCGTCGGATCGGACCGGGGATTCCAGTGGTACTGGTCCGGCGCCGCGTCGAGCGCCATGGGGGACCGGCTGACCGGGTTCGCCGTGCCGAGCATCGCCATCCTGGTGCTGGACGCGTCCGGCACCCAGGTCGGCGTGCTGGCCGCGATGGGCTGGCTGGCCTACCCGGCGCTCGGCATGGTCGTGGGAGCGCTCGTGACGTCCCTGCCCCGCCGCGGGGTGATGGTGGTGGGCGAGCTGGTCCGGTTCATGGCGTTCGCGACCGTCCCGTTGACGGCCGCGCTCGGGTCGCTGTCCATGGGCCTGCTGTTCGTCGTGGTCGCGGTGGCCGGGGTGGCGACGGTGTTCGTCGACATCGCCGGATTCGTCTACCTGCCGACCCTGATCGGGCCGGATCTCCTGGTCGGGGCCAATTCCCGGCTCCAGAGCACGGACAGCCTGTCCAAGCTGGTGGGGCCCGCGCTGGCCGGTGGGCTGATGAACGCGGCGGGCCCGTTCGCGGGTCTGCTGCTGGGTTCGCTGCCGTTCCTCGGGTCCGCGTACGGCCGGGCCAGGCTGCCGCGGACCGCGGTGGGCCCGGTGGTCCGAAGCGGGTCGATCGGGTACCGCATTCGCCAGGGGTTCGACTTCGTCCGGCACGACGACGTGCTGCGCGGGCTCGTCATCGCGTCCGCCGTGCGGAACTTCGGCACCGGGGCGGTCGACGCGGTGCTGCTGCTGTTCGCGTACCGCGCGCTCGGGCTGTCCAGCCTGACCGGCGGCCTGCTGCTGGCGGCGGGCGCGGTCGGGGCCATCGCGGGTGCGCTGGTCGTGCGCGCGATGACCGCGCGCCTCGGTGTCCGGCGCGTCCTGCTCCTCACCGGGCTGGAGGGACTGTCGTGGCTGGCCGTGCCGTTGTGCCTGATCGCGCCCGCTCTGCCCGTCCTGGTGGCCATCAGGGTGTTCTCGTCGTTCTGGATGCCCGCCTGGAACGTGGTGACCACGAGCGTCCGGCAGGCGCTGACCCCTGACGACCGGCAGAGCACCGTGCACGCCACCGCGCGAACCGCGATGTCGTCGACCATTCCGCTGGGCTCGATCACCGGTGGAGTGGCGGCCGGCGCGTTGAGCGCCGGTCTCGGCCCGGCGCCGGGTCTCGTGCTCGTGCTCGCCGCCGGAGGCGCGTGCGCCGCTCTGAGCGTCGCCCTGATCAACCGAGTTCCAGAGCAGCTGTAGGAAGGGATGCCGATGCGGCCCACCACGACGCGGACGCTGAACGCCAAGGAATTCGCCGACATCAAGCACACGGTGGCCATGCGCTCCTCGGCCCGCCGCAACCTGCTGGCCGATCCGGGGTACGCCGCGCCGCTGCCGCAGGAGGTGAGCCTCCAGCTGACCTACCGGTGCAACCTGCGGTGCACCCACTGCTACCAGTGGAACGAGCAGGGGTTCTTCCGCGACTTCACCCCCGAGCGGCAGCGGACCGAACTGGACGTGGCGGTCGTCGAGAACGTGCTCGCCGCGACGGCCGCGCAGCGCTCCAAGATGTTCCTCTGGGGCGGGGAACCGCTGATGCACTCGCGGTTCGGCGAGATCGCCGAGCTGCTCGAACGGTACCCGCGCACGGTCAACATGTGCACCAACGGCCTGCTGTTCAAGCGGCACCTGGACGACCTGCTGCGCATCGGTCGGAACCTCAACCTCCTGGTGAGCCTGGACGGGCTGGGGGAGGACCACGAGGTGCTGCGCGGCAAGGGGACCTTCGGCAGGACGACGGACAACATCCGCACCATGCTGGACCTCAAGCGGTCCGGCGCCTGGGACGGCGAGCTGTCGTTGTCCTGCATGGTGTCCCACGTGACCGTGGGCAAGATGTACGAGTTCATGGAGTGGGCCGAGGAACTCGGCGTCAACACGGTGTACTTCCAGTTCCCCTGGTACATCAGCCCGGAAGTGGCGCGGGCCATGGACAGCCTCTACGCCGAGTCGTTCGCCTGGCTCGCCCCGGAGACCGGGACCAAGCAGCCGACCTGGCACTCCTACACCTACCAGCTCCCACCGGAGCAGCTGCCGGCGCTGCACGAGTCGATGGCCCGCCTGGCCGCGCGCCCGTGGCGGGTCCGCGTGCGCTACCAGCCGCAGCTGGAGGCCGACGAGGTGGACGACTTCATCCTGGGCACGTCCCGCCCGGCCCAGCACCGCAGCAAGTGCCTCGCGGTGTCCAACCGGCTGGAGGTGCACGCCGACGGCAACGTCAGCTCGTGCAAGTTCTTCCCGGAGTTCGTGGTGGGCAACCTCTACGACACCCCGGTGGGCGAGCTGTGGCAGAGCCCGTCCTTCCGGCAGGTCCGCGAGATCATGTCGGCCAACGGGATGATGCCCGTTTGCTCCAAGTGCATTCTCCTCTACCTGAACGGGGTGTGACATGGGCGCGGACGTCGAGGAGAGGATCAAGGCGGTGCTCGCGGGAGTGCTGGCCAACGGGATCGACCCGGCGGGGATGGCGCACGACGCCGACCTGGTCGAGGAGTACGGCCTCGACTCGTTGCAGATGATCTCGTTCCTGCTCGGCATCGAGGACGAGTTCGACGTCGAACTCGACTACGAGAACCTGGAGCTGGACGACCTGCGCTCGGTGCGGCAGTTCGCCGGGTTCGTGACCGGTCTGGTGCCGGCCGCCTCGTGAGCGGTCGGGTCCGGCTCGGCACCTTCGACGCGGAGTCCTGGTGGCGCCCGGCGGACCTGGCCGCACTGCCCGCGGTCGCCCGTGATGGTGCCGCGGTGGCGGGCATGGACGAGCTGCTCGCCGGGTTCTGCCTGCCCGGCGACCTGCTCGTCACCCGCGGACCGATGGATCCCGTGCTGGTCGCGGGTCTCGCGGAAGCCGGGGTCCACTTCGGACGGACGACCGCCGACGCCGCGGCGGGGGCGCCGGTCGAACGGGAACTGACCGGGCCGGTCCTCACGCGGATGAAGGGGTTCGAGGGCTTGGCTCCCTACGCGGTGCTGTCCGACACGGTGGCGTTGGCGGGCAGGATGGGCTGGGACGACCTCCCGGACCTCGACGCCGTGACCCTGGTGAACTCCAAGACGTGGTCGAACGAGGTGGTCCGGCGGCTCGGCCTGCCCGGTGCGGGCCGGGTCGCGCGCACGGTCGACGACCTGGTGGCCGCGGTGTCCGAAGTGGACGGTCCGGCGGTCGTCAAGGACCCGTACGGGGTGTCCGGCCGGGCGATCCTCGAGGTCGGCACGCCCGGAGTCCTGGCGGCGGTCGAACGCGTGCTCCGCAAGCAGGTCGCGGCGGGCAAACGGGTCGAACTGCTCGTGCAGCCGAAGTTCGCCAAGCGCCACGACTTCTCCGGCCACCTCGTGGTCGACCGCGGCGGGGGCTGGGAATGGCTCGGTGTCCAGGCGATGACCAACCGCGGCTTCCGGCACATGGGGTCGGGTCCGGCGTGGCCGGGGCTCGTCGACGAGGACGACTACCGCCGCACGCTCACCGCGGTGGCCGAGGCCGTGGCGGAGACCGGGTACCACGGCCCGGTCGGCGTCGACTCGATGGTCCTCGACGACGGGCGGGTGATCCCGGTGCTGGAGGTCAACGCCCGCCACTCGCTCGGCCTGCTGACCAGGACGCTCGACCAGCGCGTCGCGCACCACGGGCTGCGGTGCCACCTGGAGCAGCTGGACCTCGTGGTCGGGCCGGATCGCGGTGTGGCGGACCTGGTGCGCGCCCTCGGCGCCGCGGCCTACCGGGGTGGGCAGGACGCGGGGGTGGTGGTCCTCAGCGGAAGTGCGCTGACCGCGCCCGGCGGACGCGTCCACGTCGCCGTGTTCTGCCACCGGGGCGAGCTGCCGGTCTGGCTGGACCGGCTGCGCGCCGCCGTCGCCGCGGCCGGGATGAGCACGAGGGGAGTGCCGGATGCCGCTTGAGATCGGGCTGATCGGCGCGACGGCGATCGCCGAGCGCGCCGTCGTGCGGCCCAGCGCCGGATCGGAGGGGATCTCGGTGCGCGCGGTGGCGGCGAGCGATCCCCGGCGCGCCGAGGAGTTCGCCGCCCGGAACGGGATCCCGCTGGTCCACGGGACCTACGACGACCTGCTCGCCGACCCCGGTGTCGACGCGGTCTACATCTCGCTGCACAACTCCGCCCACCACCCGTGGATCCTGCGGGCGGCGAAGGCGGGCAAGCACGTCGTCGTCGAGAAGCCGCTGTGCCTGGACACGGACGAACTCGCCGAGATCCAGGCCGTCGGCGGCGATGTGCGCGTGGCGGAGGCCGTGCCCACCGCGGGCCACCCGTGGCAGGCCGCGCTCCGGGAGATGATCGCGGACCGGCGGTACGGCGACCTCCGGGCGGTCGACACCGAGCTGACCTTCGGCGCGGGCAAGCCCGGCGGCTACCGGGACCACCCCGAACTGGGCGGCGGGATCTTCTACGACACCGCGAGCTACTGGCTCCAGGCGGTCCAGGCGACGGTCGGGCTCACCGGTGCGGCCGGGACCGGCGAGTCGGCGTTCGACGGCCCGAACGGCGTCGACCGCTCCTTCCGCGCGGGCCTGTCCTGGGAAGGCGGGCGCACGGCGAACCTCCGCTGCCAGGTCGGCGAGCCCCACGTGGCCACCCACGAGTTCGCGTTCGACCTGGCCACCGTCACACTGCGGAACTTCCTGCTGCCCGTGCGCGGAGCCGTGCCGGTGAACCTGGTCGTCCGGCGGGCGGACGGCGCCAGGGAGGTGATCGGGTTCCCGGCGGGTTCCTACTACGCCGAACAGCTCAAGGCGATCGGGAGCTGGCTGGCGGGCGGCCCGCCGTGGGGTGGCGAGCTGACCGCGGCGGCCGAGCGGATCGCCGTGATGACGGCCGTGCGCCGCAATGCGCGGCGGCGCGGACTCCAGGAGGCGCGATGACCGACCGGCGCCGTCCGCGACTGGACGAGGCGACCGTGCTGCGGGTGCTGGAGGTGTCCGGAGTGGACCCCGCCACCGTCGCCTCCTGCGAGGAGCTGACCGGCGGCACCTCCAACAGCGTCCACCGCGTCCGGACGACCGGTGGTGACGGGCTGGTGCTCAAGGTCGCGCCCGACCCGGACGCGCCCGCCCTCGGCCACGAGCGCGGCCTGCTGCGGACCGAGGCGGAGTTCTACCGCGCCGCCAGGGGAAGCGCGCCGGTACCGGAGGTGGTGCACGCCGACTTCACCCGCACGACCGTCCCCGCGGACTTCCTGGTGATGACCGAATGCCCTGGGGAGAACTGGGGATCGCGGAGGAAGACGATCACCGGCGCGGAGCGCTCCGGCCTCCGGGCCGAACTCGGTCGCGTCCTGCGGCGGACGCACGCGGTCACCGGTCCCGGCTTCGGCTACCCGCAGCTCGGACTGGCGGACACCTGGCGGGCGGCCTTCCTGTCCATGGTGGACATCCTGCTCGCCGACGCCGACCGGTTCGCCGTCACCCCGCCCGTGCCGCCCGCGCGGATCGCCTCGTGGATGCGCGGGCACGCCGACCTCCTCGACGAGGTCGACCGGCCCGCGCTGGTGCACTTCGACCTGTGGGACGGGAACATCCTCGTCGAGGGTGGCCGGATCACCGGGCTGGTCGACGGGGAGCGGGCGTTCTGGGGCGATCCGGTCGCGGACCTCGTGTCCGTCGCGCTGTTCGGCGACGTCGAACAGGACCGGGATCTCCTCGCCGGGTACGACAGCGGGCCGTTCACCCCCGGCGTGCGCCTGAGGCTGTCGATGTACCGGGTGTACCTCTACCTGGTGATGCTGGTCGAAGCGGTGCCGCGGGGGTACTCCGGGCCGGGGCACGCGATGACGGCCCGGTCGGCCCGCAAGCATCTCCTGGCGGAACTGGGTTCGCCGTGATCGAGATCCTCACCTCCGGCGTCGCGCTCGGCGTGCACGTCCCCGGCCTGCTGCTGGCGGACCGGCTGCGCGAACAGGGTGTCGACGCGACCGTGTCGGTGCTCGAACGGCTGCTGCCGCGGGACAAGCTGCGCACCACGGCGGGGATGAAGGTGGCCTTCCACCGGGACTTCCGGCTGGCGCGGGCGGGTCAGCGGGTCGCGTCCGACCCGGTCGCGGCCGTCGACCCGTCGGCCGTGTCGTCGCTGCTGGAGCGGTGGCGGACCGGGCAGGTCCGGCAGTTCGTCGTGTTCTCGGGGTTCTGGCTGCGCCTGGTCGAGCGGTACCTGTCCACCTGCTCCGTCCGGCCCCGCGTCGACGTGTGCCACGTGGACTCGGTCCTGTCGCCGTCGTTCCGCCGGGCCCCGGACGTCGGCGCCCGGCCGATCTGGCTCGCCCACGCCGATTCCGGACGCCTCCCGTACAGCATCCCGGTCACCCGGCGACCACCGCTGCCCTGGCGGGACAGGGCGGACCGGCTGCTGGTGCACGGCGGCGGCTGGGGGATGGGGACCTACCGCGGGGAAGTGGGAGGCCTGCGCGCGCAGGGCTTCGAGCTCGACGTCGTCGCCTACGAACCCGCCGACGTGTCCGATGAGGACGGTGGGGTCCGCTACCACATGATGGATCCCGACTGGCATCCGTGGCTGGACGTCGGCTATCCGCCGTTCGGCGAGGTCACACCCGGCACCGCTCCCGAGTTCCGGCGCGGTAGCGGGCACCACGGGTCGTTCGACCTGTGCCGCGAGGCGCTGGCGGTGGTCAGCAAGCCCGGTGGCGGCACGCTGCTCGACTCGCTGTGGTCGGCGACCCCGATGGTGTTCCTCGACCCCTTCGGCGACCACGAGCGGCGCAACGCCGACCTGTGGTGCGGGCTGGGTTTCGGGCTGCTCTTCGCGGACTGGAAGGCGAGCGGGTTCGACGTCGGCCTGCTCGGCGAGGCGCACGAGGCGCTGCTGGCCGCCAGGGACGTCCCCGACTACTCGCGCGTGCTGGCGGAGGCGTCATGACCGCGTGGCCGCTTTCCCTGTGGCAGTCGTTCGCCTGGGACATGGAGAAGTCCAGGCCCGGCTTCGTCGACAGCCCCTGGTTCACCATGAACGCGGTGGTCGAACTGCGCGGCCCGCTGGACACCGGCGGGTTGGCCGTCGCGGTCGACCGCCTCGTCCGGCGGCACGAGGTGCTGCGCACGGAGGTGACCGGCGACAGCCAGGTCGTCGCCGCGGAACCGGGCACCGGGTTGGAGGTCGTGGACCAGGACGGGGTGGAGGACTGGACGCACGCGCCGGTGCCCCGTGACGTCCCGATCCGCGTGCGCGTGGCCAGGACCGGACCGGACGCGCACGTCCTGGCACTGCACCTGCACCACCTGGTCGCCGATCCCGAGACGCTCTGGATCCTGCTGGCCGATCTCGGCCTGCTGTACGCGCGGGAGCTGGGCGGCCCGTCGCCGCCGGACCCGGCCGGGCAGTTCGGCGGGTACACCCTCGCCGAGGCCGAGGTGGTCCGGACCGGACGCGGGGCGGCCGAAGCCTGGTGGGACGGGGTGGTCGGCCGGACGTCGTTCGCCGGTGTCGCGGCCACCGACGTGGGCGAGGCCTTCGCCTACCGCGCGGAAGTCCTCGCGGCGGAGGAGTTCTCACGCCTGGAGCGGGGGTGCCTGGCCCGGCGGAGCACCCCGATGGCGACCCTGCTGGCCGCGGTGGCCGACGGGATGGCCCGGCAGGTCGCCGACGGCGACATGTTCGTGTTCACCACCATCTTCGGCAAGCGCGACCGGCCGTGCTGGCAGCGCGTCGCGGGCCCCTGCATGGTGCCCTCCTTCGTCACCGCGCCCAGGACGGACGACCACCGCCGCGTCGTGGACGCGGTCCGCGGCTGTTCGGCGCACGCCCGCTTCCCGGCCGCGGAGATCCGCGCGATGAACCACGGCGTGGCCTCGGGCATCGTCCCGTTCTTCGAGTACATCCCGAGCCGGCGGCCCGCCGTGATCGACTTCGGTCCCGTTCGGGCGACGGTCACCGCCTCGGCGGGGCCGAAGGACACCGGGAAGGCGGGGGAACTCGGCATCCGGCTGCGCAAGGCGGACGGGGGCGCCCTGCGCGGCCACTTCAGCGCCGACGGCGTCGGCTGGTCGCGGGAGGCGACCCGCCTGCTGACCGGGCACGTGGGCGCCTTCGTCCGCGCGCTGTGACTCCCCCGCTCACGCGCTGAGCCGGAACGCGGGAAGGGTGGCCCACCGGGGAGGAGGTGGGCCGCCCTGGACCGGGGGTGGGTCAGAACGCGATGGCGTTGTCGCTGAGGACGTCGCCGACGCCGATGTCGCCGAGGTCCACGTTGTGGAGGTCCGCGACGTGGCCGAGGTCGCCGACGCCGGACACGCCGCCGATCCCGGAGGTCACGTCGCCTACGTGGCCGACGCCGCCGAGCACGTCACCGGCCTGCGCGATGTCGCCGAAGCCGGACAGGCCGCCGCCGAGGACGTCGCCGCCCAGGACGTCGCCGGTGCCCAGGCCCGTGGTGATGTCCTGCACGGCCCCGGTGACCTGGGTGGTGTCGAGGACGTCGGTGCCGGAGGTGAGGTCGCCGACGATGTCGGTGACCTGGCCCTGCGCGGTGATGTCGCCGACGACGTCGGTGATCCCGCCCTGCGCGGTGAGCCCGTGCACGCTGTCGAGCGAGTCGCCGAGGACGTCGGCGTCCAGGCCCTGGCCCAGGTCGGTCACGGCGGAGAACTGGCCGGTCAGCTGCTGCGCGGTGGCCGTGACGCCGGAGAGGGCGCCGGTGACGCCGGTGTCCTGGAAGCCCAGGCCGCCGAGGACGCCCAGCGCGTTGTCCGTGGACAGCGACCCGAGGACGGTGCTGAGGTCGCCGAGACCCTGCACGGGGGAGTGGTCGAGGACCAGCGGCAGGATCTCCTGCACGTCCAGCGCGGAGACGTCGCCCAGCCCGGCGGTCTGGAGGACGCCCTCGGGGTCGGTCTGGAACGCCGAGAGTGCCTGCGAGTCGTTCAGCAGGTGGGAGGCGAAGTCTTGCAGCGTCTCGAACGTGGCCATCGGTGTGAACTCCTGGAGGGGGATTCGGTGTGCCTGACGAGGGCAACGCTAGGTCCGTCGTCACTGTCCGCGCATCGGGTGACACACCTAGTTCCGAACGTGGTAGCCCGTTAAGGGGAATGGGTCCCTCGGCCTAGGGGGACGGGGGTAACCCCGCATTCCCCCTAACGGGCTAAGCTTGAGTTTTAAGGTCTCGGAGCCCGATGGGACACCCGGTTGATCATGGATGAAGCCCTTGGTTGATCATTCTTCTTGCGACAGAAGGAAGATCACAACCAAGGGCTTCGATGATCAGTATGCACCACCCCGGCACGGCCGCCGCGCTGAGGGACCTCTCCCAGTTCCGCCACGCCTTCCACCAGTGCCTGACCGCGCGAGCGGACGCGTTGTTCGAACTGACCGACAGTGCACTGTGCGCTGACGGGCCGGTCACATCGCTGGTCGAACTGTCGCTGGCCACCGAGCACCGTCGTGGCCACGGCAGCCTGTACGACGGTCTGAACCAGGGCCGGATCGACATCGGTCGATTCCGTAATGTCATAGCCCGCCAACAGATTCCGCGTGGTCACGATGGTCGGATCATGCTGGGGATCGACGTCAGCCACTGGCTACGTCCCGATGCGAACACCAGCCCCGACAGGCTGTTCTGCCACACCTACGCACGCGGCAAAGGCCAAGCCCAGATGATCCCCGGCTGGCCCTACTCCTTCGTGGCCGCCCTGGAACCCGGCCGCACCTCCTGGACGGCGATGCTCGACGTCCTCCGGGTACGCCCGAGCGATGACCACACGGACCTGGCCGCCACCCAACTGCGCACCGTGGTGGACGCGCTGATCACCGCCGGACACTGGCGCGAGGGCGATCCCGAGATCTGGATCATCGGCGACAGCGGCTACGACGGCCCCCGCCTGGCGTTCCTGCTGGCCGATCTCCCGGTCCACGTGCTGGTACGGATGCGCTCGGATCGGGTGCTGGCTTTCCCCGTACCACCACGGCGACCCGGCACCCGTGGCCGCAGTGCCCGGCACGGAACCCGGTTCGCGTTCGCCGATCCGGCGACCTGGTCGACCCCCACGCACACCACGACGACCGACACCGCCCGCTACGGAGCCGCGCACGCCCGCTCGTGGGATCGGTTGCATCCCACGCTGACCCGCACCGGCGCCTGGACAGGCCACCATGGCCCGCTCCCGATCATCGAGGGCACCGTGATCCGACTCCAAGTCGAGCGGCTGCCCGGAACGGGAACACCGAAACCGTTGTGGCTGTGGCATTCCGCCACCGCGACCACCGCCGCACAGGTGGACCGCCTGTGGCAGGCGTTCCTGCGTCGGTTCGATCTGGAGCACACTTTTCGGTTCTTCAAGCAAACCCTGGGCTGGACCACGCCCCGTATCCGGACTCCCGAGGCGGCGGATCGATGGACCTGGCTGGTGATCGTTGCCTACACCCAACTTCGGCTGGCTCGTCCTCTCGTGGAGGACCTACGGCGTCCCTGGGAGCGGAAGGCGGTCACACCTGACAGGTTGTCCCCGGCCAGGGTCCGACGGGGATTTCGTCGAGTTCGACCGGCGGCAGCCTTGCCCGCCGGCGCGCCGAAATTCTCCCGACCCGGTCCTGGGCGTCCAGCAGGATCACGAAACGCCCGCCGAGCCCCACTCCATGCCCCCGGCAAGACCCCAAAAACGGACATCAATGGTTAAACAAAAAGCTAAGCGTCAGCCTTGCGGGGGACGGCCGGGGGAATCCCGCCCGGTTGCCGGGTCACTCCGACGTCGCCCGAGTCGCGCCGTGCCGGACCTCCAGGTACACGGCGCGGACGGCCAGCGTGCGTTCCACCTGCTCGATGACGGGGGCGAAGAACTGCTTGCGGTGCTCGGCGTCGCTCATCGACGCCACCGCGAAGTACATGCTGCCGAACGCCGCGAACAGGGTGGCGTTGCGCAACAACGCCACCGGCACGTCGGGCAGCCACTTCGCGTACGCCACCGGACCCCCCGATCCACTGCTCCGCGGTCTCGGGCAGCACCACGATCAGACCGAGCACCACGAAGAACCCGAACAGCGCGAGACCGACCACCGCCGCCTGCACGAGTTGGCGGATCGCGAGCATCACCAGCAGGTTGCGCAGCTGGCGGCCGGTCAGCTTCCGCGCCCGCACCGGTTCGGTCAACGACACCCCGGCCAGCGGCGTGCCCCCGCACGCGGCCGACAGCACCGACGGGGTCAGGTCGTGCTCCACCCGACCGATCTCCTCGCGCAGCCGGGCGGCCGCGGCGAGGACCGTGATCGCCACGAACAGCGCGACGATCAGGCTGAGCCGGGCCCACCCGAGCCGGTTCACCGCCTGCCACAGCTCGCCGGTGAAGAAGAGGAACAGCGTCACGAACAGCAGCGGCGGCAGCGCCCGGCCCAGCAGGTTCACGCTGTTGCGCAGGTCCTCCACCGTGTGCCGGATGGCGGCCCTCAGCAGCGACGCCAGACCGTAGGTGACCGCGAACCACGTCGCGGCGAACACCCCGGCGAAGAAGAGGGCCAGCTGCACCGGATCGCTGTCCGGGGTGTCCTCGATGGCCCGTTGCAGGACCGGCACCACCACCGGCACCAGTGCGTAGCCGACGAGGACCGCGACCGTGCGGTTGCGGGTGAAGACGGGCAGCCGTCGCACGAACAGCGACAGCACCGTCGACACGACGACCGTGCTCGCCAGGATCACCGCGAGCAGCACCCACCGCCCGTACCCCGCGGCGCCCAGCGGCACCAGCCACACCAGGCTGGCGATCGCGA
This window contains:
- a CDS encoding MFS transporter, which codes for MSAALPIVGSDRGFQWYWSGAASSAMGDRLTGFAVPSIAILVLDASGTQVGVLAAMGWLAYPALGMVVGALVTSLPRRGVMVVGELVRFMAFATVPLTAALGSLSMGLLFVVVAVAGVATVFVDIAGFVYLPTLIGPDLLVGANSRLQSTDSLSKLVGPALAGGLMNAAGPFAGLLLGSLPFLGSAYGRARLPRTAVGPVVRSGSIGYRIRQGFDFVRHDDVLRGLVIASAVRNFGTGAVDAVLLLFAYRALGLSSLTGGLLLAAGAVGAIAGALVVRAMTARLGVRRVLLLTGLEGLSWLAVPLCLIAPALPVLVAIRVFSSFWMPAWNVVTTSVRQALTPDDRQSTVHATARTAMSSTIPLGSITGGVAAGALSAGLGPAPGLVLVLAAGGACAALSVALINRVPEQL
- a CDS encoding radical SAM protein is translated as MRPTTTRTLNAKEFADIKHTVAMRSSARRNLLADPGYAAPLPQEVSLQLTYRCNLRCTHCYQWNEQGFFRDFTPERQRTELDVAVVENVLAATAAQRSKMFLWGGEPLMHSRFGEIAELLERYPRTVNMCTNGLLFKRHLDDLLRIGRNLNLLVSLDGLGEDHEVLRGKGTFGRTTDNIRTMLDLKRSGAWDGELSLSCMVSHVTVGKMYEFMEWAEELGVNTVYFQFPWYISPEVARAMDSLYAESFAWLAPETGTKQPTWHSYTYQLPPEQLPALHESMARLAARPWRVRVRYQPQLEADEVDDFILGTSRPAQHRSKCLAVSNRLEVHADGNVSSCKFFPEFVVGNLYDTPVGELWQSPSFRQVREIMSANGMMPVCSKCILLYLNGV
- a CDS encoding condensation domain-containing protein, giving the protein MTAWPLSLWQSFAWDMEKSRPGFVDSPWFTMNAVVELRGPLDTGGLAVAVDRLVRRHEVLRTEVTGDSQVVAAEPGTGLEVVDQDGVEDWTHAPVPRDVPIRVRVARTGPDAHVLALHLHHLVADPETLWILLADLGLLYARELGGPSPPDPAGQFGGYTLAEAEVVRTGRGAAEAWWDGVVGRTSFAGVAATDVGEAFAYRAEVLAAEEFSRLERGCLARRSTPMATLLAAVADGMARQVADGDMFVFTTIFGKRDRPCWQRVAGPCMVPSFVTAPRTDDHRRVVDAVRGCSAHARFPAAEIRAMNHGVASGIVPFFEYIPSRRPAVIDFGPVRATVTASAGPKDTGKAGELGIRLRKADGGALRGHFSADGVGWSREATRLLTGHVGAFVRAL
- a CDS encoding acyl carrier protein, which produces MGADVEERIKAVLAGVLANGIDPAGMAHDADLVEEYGLDSLQMISFLLGIEDEFDVELDYENLELDDLRSVRQFAGFVTGLVPAAS
- a CDS encoding NF041680 family putative transposase; translated protein: MISMHHPGTAAALRDLSQFRHAFHQCLTARADALFELTDSALCADGPVTSLVELSLATEHRRGHGSLYDGLNQGRIDIGRFRNVIARQQIPRGHDGRIMLGIDVSHWLRPDANTSPDRLFCHTYARGKGQAQMIPGWPYSFVAALEPGRTSWTAMLDVLRVRPSDDHTDLAATQLRTVVDALITAGHWREGDPEIWIIGDSGYDGPRLAFLLADLPVHVLVRMRSDRVLAFPVPPRRPGTRGRSARHGTRFAFADPATWSTPTHTTTTDTARYGAAHARSWDRLHPTLTRTGAWTGHHGPLPIIEGTVIRLQVERLPGTGTPKPLWLWHSATATTAAQVDRLWQAFLRRFDLEHTFRFFKQTLGWTTPRIRTPEAADRWTWLVIVAYTQLRLARPLVEDLRRPWERKAVTPDRLSPARVRRGFRRVRPAAALPAGAPKFSRPGPGRPAGSRNARRAPLHAPGKTPKTDING
- a CDS encoding aminoglycoside phosphotransferase family protein, which produces MTDRRRPRLDEATVLRVLEVSGVDPATVASCEELTGGTSNSVHRVRTTGGDGLVLKVAPDPDAPALGHERGLLRTEAEFYRAARGSAPVPEVVHADFTRTTVPADFLVMTECPGENWGSRRKTITGAERSGLRAELGRVLRRTHAVTGPGFGYPQLGLADTWRAAFLSMVDILLADADRFAVTPPVPPARIASWMRGHADLLDEVDRPALVHFDLWDGNILVEGGRITGLVDGERAFWGDPVADLVSVALFGDVEQDRDLLAGYDSGPFTPGVRLRLSMYRVYLYLVMLVEAVPRGYSGPGHAMTARSARKHLLAELGSP
- a CDS encoding IniB N-terminal domain-containing protein, giving the protein MATFETLQDFASHLLNDSQALSAFQTDPEGVLQTAGLGDVSALDVQEILPLVLDHSPVQGLGDLSTVLGSLSTDNALGVLGGLGFQDTGVTGALSGVTATAQQLTGQFSAVTDLGQGLDADVLGDSLDSVHGLTAQGGITDVVGDITAQGQVTDIVGDLTSGTDVLDTTQVTGAVQDITTGLGTGDVLGGDVLGGGLSGFGDIAQAGDVLGGVGHVGDVTSGIGGVSGVGDLGHVADLHNVDLGDIGVGDVLSDNAIAF
- a CDS encoding Gfo/Idh/MocA family oxidoreductase, whose protein sequence is MPLEIGLIGATAIAERAVVRPSAGSEGISVRAVAASDPRRAEEFAARNGIPLVHGTYDDLLADPGVDAVYISLHNSAHHPWILRAAKAGKHVVVEKPLCLDTDELAEIQAVGGDVRVAEAVPTAGHPWQAALREMIADRRYGDLRAVDTELTFGAGKPGGYRDHPELGGGIFYDTASYWLQAVQATVGLTGAAGTGESAFDGPNGVDRSFRAGLSWEGGRTANLRCQVGEPHVATHEFAFDLATVTLRNFLLPVRGAVPVNLVVRRADGAREVIGFPAGSYYAEQLKAIGSWLAGGPPWGGELTAAAERIAVMTAVRRNARRRGLQEAR